From the Halalkalicoccus sp. CGA53 genome, one window contains:
- a CDS encoding amphi-Trp domain-containing protein: MPEEVLFKVEQSMNRSEIAEYLRTVAEKLDGDGTLSLSSGDESVEMDVPERPEFEIKAERETNGSTELSVEFELEWKEGQEGKGSGGELSIE; this comes from the coding sequence ATGCCCGAAGAGGTGCTGTTCAAGGTCGAACAGTCGATGAACAGAAGCGAGATCGCCGAGTACCTGCGGACGGTCGCGGAGAAACTCGACGGTGACGGGACGCTCTCGCTCAGTTCCGGGGACGAGTCGGTCGAGATGGACGTACCGGAGCGACCGGAGTTCGAGATCAAAGCCGAGCGCGAGACCAACGGCTCGACCGAGCTGAGCGTCGAGTTCGAACTGGAGTGGAAGGAGGGACAGGAGGGCAAGGGTTCGGGCGGCGAGTTGAGCATCGAGTAG
- the coxB gene encoding cytochrome c oxidase subunit II, with protein MERKRLALVAAGFTAFALLVAQPVAAYNSVNDQLIGDLNMALLYAAIPITLLVEGILIYTVLKYRNNDDPQPTRENRRLEITWTITTAIVLLFVGLASYQVMADPFITQPPGEEGPVEGDEEAIVIEVEAYNYGWDFHYEDEDVTSTGEAVIPAGQEVYFDVTADHDRGSWIHGFHVPDLGLKQDAVPDQHNMVATEVYEEGEYQGYCAKYCGTGHSQMNFIIDVVDDDEYEEWLEEQAEGDDEEDDEAEDEENGEDADDEETEE; from the coding sequence ATGGAACGCAAGCGGCTCGCCCTCGTGGCGGCGGGGTTCACCGCGTTCGCCCTCCTCGTCGCTCAGCCCGTCGCGGCCTACAACTCGGTCAACGACCAACTGATCGGCGACCTCAACATGGCACTTCTGTACGCCGCGATCCCGATCACGCTGCTGGTCGAGGGGATCCTCATCTACACGGTCCTGAAGTACCGGAACAACGACGACCCCCAGCCGACGCGGGAGAACCGCCGACTGGAGATCACCTGGACGATCACGACAGCGATCGTCCTCCTGTTCGTCGGGCTGGCCTCCTACCAGGTGATGGCCGACCCGTTCATCACCCAGCCACCGGGCGAGGAGGGCCCCGTCGAGGGTGACGAGGAGGCCATCGTGATCGAGGTCGAGGCGTACAACTACGGCTGGGACTTCCACTACGAGGACGAGGACGTCACCTCGACCGGTGAGGCCGTGATCCCGGCCGGACAGGAGGTCTACTTCGACGTCACCGCCGACCACGACCGGGGATCGTGGATACACGGCTTTCACGTCCCCGACCTGGGACTGAAACAGGACGCGGTGCCTGATCAGCACAACATGGTCGCCACCGAAGTCTACGAGGAAGGCGAGTACCAGGGCTACTGCGCGAAGTACTGCGGCACCGGCCACTCGCAGATGAACTTCATCATCGACGTGGTCGACGACGACGAGTACGAGGAGTGGCTCGAGGAGCAGGCCGAAGGCGATGACGAAGAGGACGACGAGGCCGAGGACGAGGAGAACGGCGAGGACGCTGACGACGAAGAGACCGAGGAGTAG